A window of the Brassica oleracea var. oleracea cultivar TO1000 chromosome C1, BOL, whole genome shotgun sequence genome harbors these coding sequences:
- the LOC106307134 gene encoding tripeptidyl-peptidase 2-like: MDLHLQIHGALFGGPSCSSSYWASSSTSLSLPFIFHRRLNSRSRSRSRGTRLRRSGFSAMPCSSSETSRVGCGGGGGGGAGETDNACVADFKLNESTFLASLMPKKEIGADRFIEAHPEYDGRGVVIAIFDSGFDPSAAGLHVTSDGKPKVLDVIDCTGSGDIDTSTVVKANEDGLIRGASGVPLVVNSSWKNPTGEWRVGCKLVYELFTDTLTSRVKKEGRKTWDEKNQEEIAKAVKNLYDFDQKHSKVDDAKLKKTREDLQSRVDYLKKQADNYEDKGPVIDAVVWHDGEVWRVALDTQSLEEDPDCGKLADFSPLTNYRIERKYGVFSRLDACSFVANVYDEGNVLSIVTDSSPHGTHVAGIASAHHPEEHLLNGMAPGAQIISCKIGDSRLGSMETGTGLTRALIAALEHNCDLVNMSYGEAALLPDYGRFVDLVTEAVNKRRLIFVSSAGNNGPALTTVGAPGGTTSSIIGIGAYVSPEMAAGAHSVVEPPCEGLEYTWSSRGPTSDGDLGVCISAAGGAVAPVPTWTLQRRMLMNGTSMSSPSACGAIALLLSAMKAEGIPVSPYSVRRALENTSTPVGDLPEDKLSTGQGLMQVDKAYEYLKQFKDYPCVFYQIKVNLSGKTNPTSRGIYLREPTASRQSTEWTVQVEPKFHEGASNLKELVPFEECLELHSTNEGIVRVPDYLLLTHNGRSFNVVVDPTNLEDGVHYFEVYGIDCKAPQRGPLFRIPVTIIIPKTVASRPPVISFQQMSFISGHIERKFIEVPLGATWAEATIRTSGFDTTRRFYIDTLQICPLRRPIKWENAATFASPSAKSFAFPVVSGQTMELALAQFWSSGLGSREPTIVDFEIAFHGISVNKEELILDGSEAPIKVEAEALMASEKLVPVAVLNKIRIPYQPVDAQLKTLATGRDRLLSGKQILALTLTYKFKLEEAAEVKPYIPLLNNRIYDTKFESQFYMISDANKRVYAMGDVYPESSKLPKGEYKLQLYLRHENVQLLEKLKQLIVFIERNMGEVRLSLHSEPDGPVTGNGAFKSSVLMPGVKEAFYLGPPTKDKIPKNTPQGSVLVGEISYGKLSFDDKEGMNPKDNPVSYPISYVVPPNKPEEDKKAGSASSSCKSVSERLEEEVRDIKIKFLGNLKQETEEDRSEWRKLCACLKSEYPSSTPLLAKILESLLSRPESGDKISHHEEIIDAANEVILSVDLDELARFLLQKSEPEDEEAENLKKKMETTRDQLAEALYQKGLAMARLENLKGKKEDEGEEESSQKDKFEENYKELTKWVDVKSSKFCTLTVLREKRLSRPGTALKVLDEMIQNENETASKKLYEMKLGLLEEIGWSHLVTYEKQWMQVRFPTSLPLF, encoded by the exons ATGGATCTGCATCTGCAGATTCACGGCGCGTTGTTCGGAGGCCCGTCGTGTTCTTCTTCTTATTGGGCTTCTTCGTCCACGTCACTCTCTCTTCCATTTATTTTCCATCGAAGACTCAATTCCCGAAGCCGTTCTCGCTCTCGTGGAACTCGATTAAGACGTAGTGGTTTCTCGGCGATGCCTTGCTCTTCTTCTGAGACTTCTCGCGTCGGTTGTGGCGGAGGAGGAGGAGGAGGCGCTGGTGAAACTGATAATGCCTGCGTAGCTGATTTCAAGCTGAACGAATCAACCTTCCTCGCTTCTCTCATGCCTAAGAAAGAAATCGGTGCGGATCGCTTCATCGAAGCTCATCCTGAGTACGACGGCCGTGGCGTAGTCATCGCTATCTTTG ATTCTGGTTTTGATCCTTCTGCTGCTGGCTTGCACGTAACCTCTGATGGAAAACCCAAGGTTCTGGACGTCATTGACTG CACTGGAAGTGGGGATATAGATACATCCACAGTGGTGAAAGCCAATGAAGATGGTCTTATCCGTGGAGCATCAG GGGTACCGTTGGTTGTCAATTCTTCATGGAAGAACCCCACTGGAGAGTGGCGTGTAGGTTGCAAGTTGGTTTACGAGCTATTTACTGATACCTTAACCTCTCGCGTCAAG AAAGAAGGAAGGAAAACCTGGGATGAAAAGAATCAGGAAGAAATTGCAAAGGCTGTTAAGAATCTGTATGATTTCGATCAG AAGCACAGCAAGGTGGATGATGCGAAATTGAAGAAGACACGCGAAGACCTCCAAAGCAGAGTTGATTACCTAAAGAAACAAGCTGAT AACTATGAAGACAAAGGGCCTGTTATTGATGCTGTCGTGTGGCATGATGGAGAAGTATGGAGGGTTGCACTTGATACGCAGAGTCTCGAAGAAGATCCAGATTGCGGGAAACTAGCAGACTTCTCCCCCCTGACTAATTACCG AATTGAGCGGAAGTATGGCGTGTTTAGCCGACTAGATGCTTGCTCCTTTGTTGCTAATGTGTATGATGAGGGAAATGTCCTGAGCATTGTAACTGATAGTTCTCCACATGGCACTCATGTTGCTGGGATAGCTTCTGCACACCACCCCGAG GAGCACTTGTTGAATGGGATGGCACCTGGTGCGCAGATAATATCATGCAAAATTGGAGATTCGCGGTTAGGGTCAATGGAGACCGGAACTGGCCTGACACGTGCACTGATAGCTGCACTGGAG CATAATTGTGATCTTGTCAACATGAGCTATGGGGAGGCAGCATTACTTCCAGACTATGGACGCTTTGTTGATCTTGTTACTGAA GCTGTGAACAAGAGACGCCTAATATTTGTAAGTAGTGCTGGTAACAACGGCCCAGCCTTAACAACAGTTGGTGCACCTGGTGGAACAACTTCTAGTATCATTGGTATTGGTGCATATGTTTCTCCTGAAATGGCAGCTGGTGCCCATTCGGTGGTGGAACCTCCCTGTGAAGGGCTTGAATACACTTG GTCAAGCCGGGGACCAACCTCTGATGGGGATCTAGGTGTCTGCATAAGTGCAGCTGGTGGGGCTGTTGCTCCTGTTCCTACATGGACGCTTCAAAGACGCATGCTCATGAATGGAACATCAATGTCATCTCCTTCTGCATGTGGAGCAATTGCGTTACTTCTAAGTGCGATGAAG GCTGAGGGTATCCCAGTTAGCCCATACAGTGTCAGAAGGGCCCTTGAGAATACATCAACTCCTGTAGGTGATCTACCTGAAGATAAACTATCTACTGGACAAGGGCTTATGCAAGTTGATAA GGCATATGAATACTTGAAGCAGTTTAAGGACTATCCATGTGTATTTTATCAGATAAAGGTCAATCTCTCGGGGAAAACAA ATCCAACATCACGGGGCATCTACCTACGGGAACCTACTGCTTCCAGACAGTCGACTGAG TGGACGGTACAAGTTGAGCCGAAGTTCCATGAAGGTGCAAGTAATTTAAAGGAACTTGTCCCGTTTGAAGAATGTCTCGAGTTGCATTCCACAAATGAAGGAATTGTGCGGGTTCCTGATTATCTCCTTCTCACTCATAACGGACGTAGCTTCAA CGTTGTTGTGGACCCCACAAATCTGGAGGATGGTGTGCATTACTTTGAAGTTTATGGAATTGATTGCAAAGCTCCACAGCGTGGTCCTCTTTTCAGAATCCCAGTAACAATAATAATTCCCAAGACTGTGGCAAGTCGACCTCCAGTTATTTCATTTCAACAAATGTCTTTCATCTCAG GCCACATTGAACGAAAATTTATCGAGGTACCACTTGGAGCAACATGGGCTGAGGCTACGATACGAACTTCGGGGTTTGATACTACACGGAGATTTTATATTGATACGCTTCAG ATTTGCCCATTGCGAAGGCCTATCAAGTGGGAGAACGCAGCAACTTTTGCATCTCCGTCTGCTAAAAGCTTTGCGTTTCCAGTGGTTAGTGGTCAAACGATGGAACTAGCTCTAGCTCAATTCTGGTCCAGTGGCCTTGGAAGTCGTGAACCAACTATCGTTGACTTTGAG ATTGCATTCCACGGAATTAGTGTCAATAAAGAAGAGTTGATACTTGATGGAAGTGAGGCACCAATAAAAGTTGAAGCTGAAGCACTAATGGCATCTGAAAAACTCGTTCCCGTTGCTGTTCTGAACAAG ATACGCATTCCTTATCAACCTGTTGATGCACAACTCAAGACTCTAGCAACTGGCCGCGATAGACTACTCTCGGGCAAACAGATACTAGCATTGACATTGAC CTACAAGTTCAAATTAGAAGAGGCAGCTGAAGTGAAACCGTATATACCCTTGTTGAACAATCGCATATATGACACTAAATTTGAGTCCCAATTCTATATGATCTCTGATGCCAACAAG CGGGTGTATGCAATGGGTGACGTTTATCCTGAGTCCTCTAAACTTCCCAAGGGTGAATATAAACTTCAGCTGTATCTGAG GCATGAAAATGTGCAGCTGCTGGAAAAGTTGAAGCAGCTCATTGTGTTCATCGAAAGAAATATGGGG GAAGTTCGGCTGAGCTTACATTCTGAACCAGATGGTCCGGTCACAGGAAATGGTGCCTTTAAGTCTTCTGTTCTAATGCCAGG GGTGAAGGAAGCGTTTTATCTGGGCCCACCAACGAAGGATAAGATACCCAAG AATACTCCACAAGGATCTGTGTTGGTGGGAGAAATCTCATATGGAAAATTATCTTTTGATGATAAAGAAGGGATGAATCCAAAGGATAATCCTGTTTCTTATCCGATATCATATGTGGTTCCACCAAATAAG CCTGAGGAAGATAAGAAGGCGGGTTCTGCTTCAAGTAGCTGTAAATCAGTTTCAGAACGCTTGGAAGAAGAG GTTCGTGACATAAAGATCAAATTTCTTGGGAACCTAAAACAAGAAACTGAAGAAGATCGTTCCGAGTGGAGAAAGTTGTGTGCATGTCTCAAG TCTGAGTACCCAAGCTCTACTCCATTGCTTGCTAAGATCTTAGAAAGTTTGCTGTCTCGGCCTGAATCTGGGGACAAAATCAGCCATCACGAAGAG ATTATAGATGCTGCAAACGAAGTAATACTCAGCGTTGACTTAGACGAGTTAGCAAGATTCTTGCTACAAAAAAGTGAACCAGAAGATGAGGAAGCAGAG AATTTGAAGAAAAAGATGGAGACGACCCGTGACCAACTGGCAGAAGCACTATACCAAAAAGGGTTAGCCATGGCGAGACTCGAGAATTTGAAG GGTAAGAAGGAAGATGAAGGAGAAGAAGAAAGTAGCCAAAAGGATAAATTTGAAGAAAATTACAAAGAACTGACGAAATGGGTAGACGTGAAATCATCTAAGTTTTGTACTCTCACTGTTCTAAGAGAAAAACGGCTCTCGCGACCCGGGACTGCATTGAAG GTTCTTGATGAGATGATCCAAAACGAGAACGAGACAGCCAGTAAGAAACTGTACGAAATGAAACTGGGTTTGCTGGAGGAGATAGGTTGGAGCCACTTGGTTACGTATGAGAAGCAATGGATGCAAGTTCGTTTCCCTACAAGCTTACCTCTCTTTTAG